ACAAGCAATGCGGCATTGGGGGGATTTGGTTTGCTATCACTTTTGCATTTTGGTTGGCGAGGAACCTCATTAAGAGTAAAGGTTCACGTCCACCTTCCTAGAATATTCCGGAACATACAATAGTAAATTTCAACTTCACTTTAGTTTAAAACCATGGTATATATTTACGTATTTATGTACGTATATATagattgtattttaattaagaGGTTATAtctgttatatatatatgttcacCTTCTTAAACATACACTGATACACAGGTCACTCATCACCGTACTCCATGTATATCCTAAAATGCTAATGCCATTTTGTTTCCTCTGTTTCCAGAGTTTGGAGAGCATTTGACTCAGTCTCATTGAAACAGTTAAAACCAAAGTCATGAATGCCAAAGTCTTGACAGTCCAATAACCAAGATGTAGGAGTAGTATCCCATAATGCATCAATGAGTGGAGTATCATCAAGCCACAAGCTGTTCAATATTAGAGATTCATCCCCATCCCCCGATGCAGAACAAGAGTTTTCAGTTGGTGGTGACGAACTCGACGAGTTCTCCTGCTGTGAATTGATGGGAACCGGTACCCCATTATTATCGTTGTTGTTATCAACAGTTTCCTTGAGCTGTTGTTGAGGTTCTGGCAATTGCTCTGCTGATTcggatgaagatgatgatgatgaaactAGTTGTTGCTTATCAAGAGGTTCATGAGTAACAGGGTCAATACCCATCTTAAGGAGCTTTTTCTTGATGTGTGTGTTCCAATGATTCTTAATCTCATTATCTGTCCTTCCTGGTAACCTTGAAGCTATCTTAGACCACCTGAGACAAAGAAACTTTACCATAAGTAGTTAAGTAAGCTTTAGGCTGCGTTTGGAATGGAGATCTGAAGACAGAGACTTAGAAACTgagattaaattatttttctgtattgtgttttgtgtaaaatattttgaattatatttaaGTATTATGTTTGgtttaagataaatataaagatcaaaaagtatatttaaaatttaaaaaattaaatgagagtattataaaaaaatattaaaaaatgagagtatatttaaaaaatatttagtccTTCTAGATTGAAAGGACTAAATTTTGTGTCCCAATACCAAAATTTGTTTTTGGTTTTCCCGATAGGTGCggactagtgagctaaccactagacTAACCCAACTTGGttaccaaaattttaattttagtaaacAAATACTACCTATGTGTTTTGGGCCTTCCTTATTTCTTGCTTTCCATCCAAAGATAAGTATTCATATATATCTTGTGTATAGCAAAAACAAGGGAAAAAGTGTTGGAATAAGATTGTGTGTACCTGTTGCCAAGACGGGCATGGAGATCGATGACAAGTTGCTCCTCAGAATGAGTGAGGAGGCCTCTCTTCAAGTCAGGGCGAAGATAATTGGTCCAACGAAGACGGCAGCTCTTTCCACAACGCTTAAGGCCTGCAAGCTTAGGCACAGTTCTCCAACAGCACTGTCCGTTGCTCATGATGAAGTTCATAAGCTTCTTATCTTCTTCACTTGTCCATGGACCTTTCTTCACCCCAACTTTGTCACAgcatggttgtctccccatacTGCTATACCAACACACTATTTTGTTTACTTTGATTGCTCCAATAACCCAATTGCCCCACACCCAcctatatatataacaaaaattataagGAGGCAGAGACCAATTGGGGCCCACCAATGGGTTCTGAAAGCCACCTTGgaactaatatatatatttatgggGTGTTCTCGTATTTTTTATATCATATATATGACGCTGACCCAAAGGCACACCTACATGTGTTATATCATCCCAAACAACTCTTAGAGACGAAAATGATTTATCTTTTTCCCATCTTCCTTTACTGATCCACTCCCCTGATTCAAATCTTACTCAACCATTTCGTCATCACCACGTATATGTGTCGCTAATTTATTGATGGAGTAGGGAAGAGATGATGAAAAATAATACTTGTGTtgctctttttctctttttgtttaAATATAAAGGATATGTAAATTAAGGTCTGCTTTCAAAGTGAGTGGGAGTCATCATACATTGTTTGATTAGGATTACAAAGTAGAGATGGCCATCGTATCATTAGTTCATTACTACTAACACAAGTCTTTGATGTAATGGATATGAAACGATGTGTATGGCTTAAAATTTGATGTGCTTGAAGAAGGTTGATCAAGATCATTGTCGTGTGCAGTATACGGTGTGTGTGGGACAAGTAGCTGCGCCAGGTGTGAAAATGTTAAAGCATTTGGAGATCTTTATCTATTTGACATTATTGGTGTTATTTTGAATGGACAACAATCATCTATTGAGTTTCGGTGGCCacaattttgatttgattttccTCTCACAAATAACCATTCCTAGCCCGCTCGCTGACTTTTGTTTTTCCTATGCCCCTGTTTATAATGAATCATAATCTCATTAATGCATTTGGTAGAAAGAAAGATATAATACAGAGGGGACATGCATGCCTAATAATATGACTCAATTCAAGGGTTAAGAAAATATTCGTCAAGGCTTAATTAGGACTACAGGGAATATGATGTTCCAGGGATAAAAGTTAAAACAGTACAATGACAGCACCGCTCATTAATTGAAGCAAAATATAAgtagttattaattattacagATGGATATTTATCTAACTAATAGAAAAAGATTAAACAATTTCTTTCACAAATCTTCTGTTACACTGCTATATTTTATATATGATGCTCTATGGCTCACTCCACTGCTGGACAAGTATAATAAGGATGCGTGCATGAGTTGGTAAATTAGATCACAATTTTGGTTTAGTATCTTTGGCAAGTACCAAACATGCATGAACCGTAAAGCAGGCTGTGTATTATAAGCTAAGATTATTCCATGCATTGATCAACTAAGAGGTTTATATTCAGGGCGTTTTCAAACCTTTCCCTACCCTAACAAatgaaacaaattaaattttaaaaaaagaaaaagggggTTGGCAAGGTTATCAACAAGGCCAAGAGCCATTATAATATGGCAGATTGGCAGTAGTATCTTAATTCCGTGCGAAGGATAGATCATATCAAAGTCAAATCTCTTTTATCAAACAACATTGAGGTAGTGATGCATACATACATGTCCTTGTTGTGCATCTGCCATGCGGCTATTTAATTTAACatgttaatattttattacATGCAGAAGATTAGAATAGGGTAGGGGACAACCCCAATTTTTGGTCTTTGACTTTATAGTCTTGCCCTGCGTCTAAGCTTCACATATCAAactattatattaaaaaaatgataaaactTCTTTGTGGTAATTGCTAGAGGACTCATCGTATATAGCTGATGCAGGGGAGATGtgcttttatttgattttgttatGTTCTCTTATTTTCGTGTGGAAAGGTCTGAAAAGGAGAGGTAATATATACACTCACAAACATTTTTTGTAGCTTATTATCACATTTTGAGGTTAAGGCAACTCAAATAGACAAATGCCACATAAATGTATGTTAGCTTTCAAGGCACTGTATTAAGATAGTATATTctagcataattttttttaaatttgtgaaTTTTTAGAGACCATAATATACATATACTATTAGTATATTAGCTAAAGTAAAAGTGAATATTCAACATAAAAGGGTTGGCATGAGAGAGTACTCAATATGGAAGTTAGGTACAAACACCAAGGTGATGTGAGATTACATGTGCTCATAACacgtagaaaaaaaaaaagaaagtaatttttaaatatttattttgtgcttaaattttatttaattaatatataatatataaatcagATCTAAATACATGTGTACGttaataaaaattacttttttctATAGTACGAAGGTGTTATGCGTATCACACCACTGAAATCAACCTTTGCTGTCAACTCCTTGACCAATGGACATCTAATCTAAATTGAGAAACCTCTTGCAATTTTTTACACAccataaaatttttttccaaGAATTAGACTCATACATTTATATACATAGAGATAAAGAAATAAAACCCTTATTATTCTCTCTACTTTACTGTACTCTTGAcgtacatatatatagtatgagatttgttattgattttaaatttgaatttcaattcaaatttaaattatatcttaaaattctaaatctgaatccttcaaattttatgaatcatatcataacaatttaaaatataattgatttgaatttcatccaaaattataattcaaattcagaaatagaataactaattattctcaaatctcatttaatattctcaattatcatattattattattatattcttggtgctagcaaataatacaataatattctatttgaattatttatttgatcaaatcaaaataataattaaataattctacagcaaagattagaacactcgttagtgtATGACTccataggttcaatactaagtgggtaataaattagtcatactaaatttgCTAATCAAGGTTGGCGTCTAGCAACACTCCTCAACCACCagatagtatgaagtaatatatttttagtaagAACTTTAGAAGAACAAAAtataattccttccatctttccaACTCTTGGTTAACCTttagagtatggtttaattgtcaaactctaacatgttaccattattataatgaactgtgaatgacttaagaaactcttttcttcattcattcaatccctTGGCTAAGGTTTTATTCATCTAagtcattataatcatagagctcaaactctttaccgAGAGTTGACAGATTTTttattgactaatcattaattctagaagtatttaaattatacccaatatccattcaactagcaccctagggtattaggtgtccggaatcaaagtataataaatacattgttaattactatgacagtcgcagatcaaaggaaactctattactatgttcatcttgagaatatcctattgacaaatatgcgataattataaccattaggaattctcaaagtgagtcagttcaatggtcatatctctatatgcaccatttatatatataatttaataaatggaTCTATTAATCTTTATCaaatgaagaccattatatatatattggtctTTCTGGATTATTAATGTTCTTTTTAATAAtcttatgaccaagaacaatttagattaaaattataaaagatttatctctcaatattatgatcactatcacaatgataaatctctaaatttaatcaaagactttattatattaatattttaatataataacaataacaaattatttgacacatAATTAATTAGATTGTGGTCATACTTCTTATTTCCAACaggtgatatatatatatatatatatataaaagaatgaGATCCTTTTAGAATTTGCTATTGATACAACATGCGGCTTTTTCCATTTATTCCTTTCGGTAGTGGTCTTACAAGCCCTACCAAAATTATAGACGAAACAATTACTTcataaaaatgtataaaaaatgGAGTCGCACTTAAAAGTCAAGTATTCTACCATTGAGTTAGCAAGCCCctaaccatatatatatatatatatatatatatatatatatatatatatatatatatatatatatatataagtataagCTTATGATTAACACGTTGCTTGCAAGTTGGAGCTGTCTGCAACCATATTACTGTAGCAGTTGTGAGTTCATTATCACACGACCCTTCCCCAAACATCTTCACAATTCTACTCAATTCCTTCCCTTTTAAAATTTCTTTGGCGCACTCATTCTCTTCCCCTTACATCAtacaaatatttaatatttatgacCAATGTACATGGTAAacaataataagcaaatattgAGTAATGCCGGTcagttctttttattttatgtatatatgaaaagaaaagaaattataaaattCTAACTATATTTTGGGGTAAATGGTATAAAGTCTTATCTCTTCTGTTGTACTATTGTAAATCAAATCTTAATTGATTAGACATGTAAGTAATAAGCTTTATAAAAGTTAGATAATCTTTTTTCTTGATGTGTTGAATCACTCACAAaccataaatataaaatataaaagtatataaCCTATTATAAGTCATCACAACAGTGAAATAAGAGGTGGACTAGTTAAAACTTGGACCAAGATATACAACAAATGCAAGAAAGTATAAGATAAATTACTTTACTCCATTTACTTTCACTCTAATATTTACTAAAAGTATATTCATCCaaactaatttaaattggtCTAATGATTAACTTTAATCTACAATTGATAGTTTTTAGTTTATTAGACTAAAAAATaccattaaaaaaaagtatattcaTCCAACTATAAATCTATAACAAAGTATTTTGAATATCGGCAAAAAAGATGTGATATATTATGTTTATTCccatttttaataaaagtgtttaaaacttttaaaaggGAAGCATGCTATAAAAAAATGTGGTACTACAATTGAATATGTGTTTAGTTTAATGTTTGATTTTTACAGACTGTTTTAATCCTTTTAACAGTAGTATAAATAGACATCTTAAAATTCAAGTCAATTAAGATCTGCTTTTCTAAGTTATGGTCCATCAAGTTCTATTAACAAACAAGCATTTCATGGGTTCCTCACCAGatcaactatatatatatatatatagtatttcAAACTACACGCAGTAATTAAACTCTTCATCAAGTATACACTACACTGCATACAATACCAATTTTGCTACTTATtgttttaataaagaaaaaaaaaataattaatatactGTTAGAATATGTA
The genomic region above belongs to Arachis stenosperma cultivar V10309 chromosome 5, arast.V10309.gnm1.PFL2, whole genome shotgun sequence and contains:
- the LOC130979277 gene encoding MYB-like transcription factor ODO1, translating into MGRQPCCDKVGVKKGPWTSEEDKKLMNFIMSNGQCCWRTVPKLAGLKRCGKSCRLRWTNYLRPDLKRGLLTHSEEQLVIDLHARLGNRWSKIASRLPGRTDNEIKNHWNTHIKKKLLKMGIDPVTHEPLDKQQLVSSSSSSSESAEQLPEPQQQLKETVDNNNDNNGVPVPINSQQENSSSSSPPTENSCSASGDGDESLILNSLWLDDTPLIDALWDTTPTSWLLDCQDFGIHDFGFNCFNETESNALQTLETEETKWH